TTCTCATCGCCCGGGTAGGACTTGGTGCTGGGCCAGATAAGCCGCCACGGTTCCCTCTTGAGAGTATCGGTCAATTGCTCGCTATTGCTGATCACCTGTGGAATCTTGGAATTATTCAGCGTCTCCAAAAACATTTTCGCATTTTTGAGGGCTATGGCCAGATCGGACTCCGGCCCGGTAAGACGTTTCATATTATTGGCCACGGCTTCAGACAGATCCGGTACGCGTTCCCCGACAAACTCAGCGTGGTTCTCCGCCAAACCGGTGCTTGCATCTCCGTGAATAAAGTCGATCACCTCCTGTCCCATGAGGCCCTGCTGGGTTAAATGCACCGTCACATTGTGATAAATCTGTGCTTTCCTTTCCACCTGCACGTCAATGGAAACTTCGTAATCGGCATGTCCGTCAGGCCGCTTTTCCAGCGGCACTGGCGAGGTAAGGAGCGTGACTTTGCCGATCTCCCGCCCCGCCAGAAGCACGGGCGCGCCGGGACGGATGCCGTTGGCGTTGTCATAATAAATCCGATAGGTATTGAGCGGCGTGATGACGCCGGGCATTCCAATTACGACCAGAATGGTGATCAAAATGCCGAAAGTCACCAACACCAGGATGCCCGTGCTGATTTCATTTTTGTGAATTTGCATAAGTTATTCCCCGGTTTTTTCGTGGTTTGAATAGGACGAAAGAAATTTGCTGACGATGGGATTGTCCGAATGCCGGAACTCATCCGGCGCCCCTTCCAGAATTATTTTTCCCTCATGCAGGAATGCCATCCGCGTGGCCACGGCAAATGCGCTGTCCATTTCGTGGGTCACGACAATGGCCGTGGCTTTCTGCTTGTCGCGCAACTGGATGATAAGATCATTGATCAGCTTGCTGTTGATCGGATCAAGGCCCGCCGAGGGCTCGTCGAAAAGAATCAACTCGGGCTCCAGAGCCAGCGCGCGCGCCAGGCCCACCCGTTTCTCCATGCCGCCGCTGAGCTCGGAGGGAAGCTTGTCAACGGCGTCCTTAAGCCCCACCAGTTCCAGCTTCTGATTGACGATGGAATCAATCTCTTTTTCGTTTTTGTCCGAAAGTTCCTGCAGTGGCAGGGCAATATTTTCGCGCACATTCATCGAGCTGATCAAAGCCGCATTTTGATAGACCATGCCGATATGCGTCCGGGCCTCGTTCAATTTCGGGCGCGAAAGTTTTGTCAGATCCTCTTCCTTGAAAAAGATTTCCCCTGCATCCGGTTTAAGCAGGCCCATCAAGAGGCTGAGCAATGTGCTTTTGCCGCCGCCGCTGAGGCCCATGATGACCAGGACTTCCTGCGGTTGCATTGAGAAATCGACACAGTCCAGAATCATCTTATCCGCGAATTTTAATTTCACGCCGCGCATCTCGACCAATTTTTTAAGTTCCGCGCTCATGGGAAAAAGGTGACGATGAAAATGTTGCAAAACGAATCGCAGGCAATCACGGCGCTGATTGCGATGACCACACTGGAAGTCGTTGCGATGCCCACCCCGACCGCGCCGCCACGGACCGACAGGCCCTTGTAACAGGCGACCAGTCCAATGATGGCGCCAAAGAGAAAACTTTTCACGATTCCGGCCATCACGTCTTTCACCAGCAGGTTTGTCATCACCTGATCGTAAAAATAACCATAGCTGATTTGCAGCGTGAGGCTCGAAATGAATGCCGCGCCGAGAATGCCGGAAACGATGGAAATAACAGTCAGGCAGGGTGTCAGGAGAAAGATCGAGAGGATCCTCGGCGTGATCAGATAACGAAGCGCGCCTATGCCCATGCCTTCTATGGCATCCACCTCACCTCCCGCAGTCATGGCTCCCAGCTCGGCGGTGTATGCGGCGCCGATTCTCGAGGAAAGCACAATGCCCGTGAAAAGCGGGCCCATCTCGCGCGTAAAGGAAACAGAGACCACAGCCGGAACCAGAGTGACGATGCCGAAAATCCGGAGCTGATAGCCTGTCAACAAGGCCATGGTGAGGCCGACAAACAATGAAAGAAGAACAACCATCGGGACCGACCCCACGCCCACGCGGTTGCATTGGTAGAAAAAATGCTCCAGGCGAAAAGGCGTCCGGCGCGCGGCGACACGTTCCATGATTTCAGAAACGGTTTCCCTTCCCATCCACACCAAGCTGCCAAGCTCCTGCAGCAGGGAAATGGCGAATGCGCCCAGTCTTGAAATCAAATGTCCTATTCCTCGCCCATGGCGCCGGACACAAGGGTCTATTTCCTCATGCCGGCACATGAACGATCTATTTAATCAATGTTGATCCAGAAGCGAAAGCCGTTGTTGTTATGGTTCCAATATCCGCGATGGTGGTTGCGATATTCGTAACGATGATAATTGCCGTACCAGTCACGGTATCCGTCCCGATCGTAATGTTTGCTCCTGGCCTGATAGGTTCTATAACCATTATAGCCATCACGATCATAATCACGCGCCGATGCCTGACTGGTTCCTCCGAATATAAAAACCGAAAGAAGGACAGTTACCGCCAACCACATCCCGGAGTGCTTCCGGGAAATTAGACTCATTATATTTTTCATAGTTTTGAAGGTAGTGGATTTCATGAAACATTGTAATGGGGTATTCACCCCAGTTCGTCTGACAAGATGCTGGAAATTGTTTGGACTGCGGCGGCACGACGACGCTTTTTTATTACGGGCGACATGCCGCCCGTTTCCAAAGCTCAGACATGTCTGCGCATCCCAAAATCTCACGCGCGCCCCTCACCGATAAAGGGGCCCGACACCGCTTACGCGGTACGCTTCGGATTCACGAGCAGCAGGATGACCCCGCCGATGAGCGCGAACGCTCCGACAGCCGGCGGGATAAAGTGGCTCTCTGTTGTTTCAACGTGGATTCCGATGAAGTCAACAGGCTTTCCAGGGGTGGTATAGCTGATGCCCGAGTAAGCGAGGACCACGCAGCCCGCAGCGATCAGAATAACTGCAACAATGGTTTTTGTGTTCATATTTAATTTTCCGGTTTG
Above is a window of Candidatus Methylacidiphilales bacterium DNA encoding:
- a CDS encoding MlaD family protein, whose product is MQIHKNEISTGILVLVTFGILITILVVIGMPGVITPLNTYRIYYDNANGIRPGAPVLLAGREIGKVTLLTSPVPLEKRPDGHADYEVSIDVQVERKAQIYHNVTVHLTQQGLMGQEVIDFIHGDASTGLAENHAEFVGERVPDLSEAVANNMKRLTGPESDLAIALKNAKMFLETLNNSKIPQVISNSEQLTDTLKREPWRLIWPSTKSYPGDEKTPAAKKK
- a CDS encoding ATP-binding cassette domain-containing protein; protein product: MSAELKKLVEMRGVKLKFADKMILDCVDFSMQPQEVLVIMGLSGGGKSTLLSLLMGLLKPDAGEIFFKEEDLTKLSRPKLNEARTHIGMVYQNAALISSMNVRENIALPLQELSDKNEKEIDSIVNQKLELVGLKDAVDKLPSELSGGMEKRVGLARALALEPELILFDEPSAGLDPINSKLINDLIIQLRDKQKATAIVVTHEMDSAFAVATRMAFLHEGKIILEGAPDEFRHSDNPIVSKFLSSYSNHEKTGE
- a CDS encoding ABC transporter permease, with protein sequence MISRLGAFAISLLQELGSLVWMGRETVSEIMERVAARRTPFRLEHFFYQCNRVGVGSVPMVVLLSLFVGLTMALLTGYQLRIFGIVTLVPAVVSVSFTREMGPLFTGIVLSSRIGAAYTAELGAMTAGGEVDAIEGMGIGALRYLITPRILSIFLLTPCLTVISIVSGILGAAFISSLTLQISYGYFYDQVMTNLLVKDVMAGIVKSFLFGAIIGLVACYKGLSVRGGAVGVGIATTSSVVIAISAVIACDSFCNIFIVTFFP